From Macaca fascicularis isolate 582-1 chromosome 14, T2T-MFA8v1.1, a single genomic window includes:
- the SLC37A4 gene encoding glucose-6-phosphate exchanger SLC37A4 isoform X1, producing MAAQGYGYYRTVIFSAMFGGYSLYYFNRKTFSFVMPSLVEEIPLDKDDLGLITSSQSAAYAISKFVSGVLSDQMSARWLFSSGLLLVGLVNIFFSWSSTVPVFAALWFLNGLAQGLGWPPCGKVLRKWFEPSQFGTWWAILSTSMNLAGGLGPILATVLAQSYSWRSTLALSGALCVVVSFLCLLLIHNEPADVGLRNLDPTPSKGKKGSLKEESTLQQLLLSPYLWVLSTGYLVVFGVKTCCTDWGQFFLIQEKGQSALVGSSYMSALEVGGLVGSIAAGYLSDRAMAKAGLSIYGNPRHGLLLFMMAGMTVTMYLFRVTVTSDSPKDVAFWTPALHPLAELTGFTEHELWILVLGAVFGFSSYGPIALFGVIANESAPPNLCGTSHAIVGLMANVGGFLAGLPFSTIAKHYSWSTAFWVAEVICAASTAAFFLLRNIRTKMGRVSKKAE from the exons ATGGCAGCCCAGGGCTATGGCTATTATCGCACTGTGATCTTCTCGGCCATGTTTGGGGGCTACAGCCTGTATTACTTCAATCGCAAGACCTTCTCCTTTGTCATGCCATCATTGGTGGAAGAGATCCCTTTGGACAAGGATGATTTGG GGCTCATCACCAGCAGCCAGTCAGCAGCTTATGCTATCAGCAAGTTTGTCAGTGGAGTGCTGTCTGACCAGATGAGTGCTCGCTGGCTCTTCTCTTCTGGGCTGCTCCTGGTTGGCCTGGTCAACATATTCTTTTCCTGGAGCTCCACAGTACCTGTCTTTGCTGCCCTCTGGTTCCTTAATGGCCTGGCCCAGGGGCTGGGCTGGCCCCCATGTGGGAAGGTCCTGAGGAAG TGGTTTGAGCCATCTCAGTTTGGCACTTGGTGGGCCATCCTGTCAACCAGCATGAACCTGGCTGGAGGGCTGGGCCCTATCCTGGCAACCGTCCTCGCCCAGAGCTACAGCTGGCGCAGCACGCTGGCCCTGTCTGGGGCACTGTGTGTGGTTgtctccttcctctgtcttctgCTCATCCACAATGAACCTGCTGATGTCGGACTCCGCAACCTGGACCCCACACCCTCTAAGGGCAAGAAGG GCTCCTTGAAGGAGGAGAGCACCCTACAGCAGCTGCTGCTATCCCCTTACCTGTGGGTGCTCTCCACTGGTTACCTTGTGGTGTTTGGAGTAAAGACCTGCTGTACTGACTGGGGCCAGTTCTTCCTTATCCAGGAGAAAGGACAGTCAGCCCTTGTAG GTAGCTCCTACATGAGTGCCCTGGAAGTTGGGGGCCTTGTAGGCAGCATCGCAGCTGGCTACCTGTCAGACCGGGCCATGGCAAAG GCGGGACTGTCCATCTACGGGAACCCTCGCCATGGCCTGTTGCTGTTCATGATGGCTGGCATGACAGTGACCATGTACCTCTTCCGGGTAACAGTGACCAGTGACTCCCCCAAG GACGTTGCTTTCTGGACTCCGGCTCTTCACCCTCTCGCAGAGCTCACAGGCTTTACAGAACATGAG CTCTGGATCCTGGTATTGGGAGCTGTATTTGGTTTCTCCTCGTATGGTCCCATTGCCCTGTTTGGAGTCATAGCCAACGAGAGTGCCCCTCCCAACTTGTGTGGCACCTCCCACGCCATTGTGGGACTCATGGCCAATG TGGGCGGCTTTCTGGCTGGGCTGCCCTTCAGCACCATTGCCAAGCACTACAGCTGGAGCACAGCCTTCTGGGTGGCTGAAGTGATTTGTGCAGCCAGCACAGCTGCCTTCTTCCTCCTACGAAACATCCGCACCAAGATGGGCCGAGTGTCCAAGAAGGCTGAGTGA
- the SLC37A4 gene encoding glucose-6-phosphate exchanger SLC37A4 isoform X2 yields MAAQGYGYYRTVIFSAMFGGYSLYYFNRKTFSFVMPSLVEEIPLDKDDLGLITSSQSAAYAISKFVSGVLSDQMSARWLFSSGLLLVGLVNIFFSWSSTVPVFAALWFLNGLAQGLGWPPCGKVLRKWFEPSQFGTWWAILSTSMNLAGGLGPILATVLAQSYSWRSTLALSGALCVVVSFLCLLLIHNEPADVGLRNLDPTPSKGKKGSLKEESTLQQLLLSPYLWVLSTGYLVVFGVKTCCTDWGQFFLIQEKGQSALVGSSYMSALEVGGLVGSIAAGYLSDRAMAKAGLSIYGNPRHGLLLFMMAGMTVTMYLFRVTVTSDSPKLWILVLGAVFGFSSYGPIALFGVIANESAPPNLCGTSHAIVGLMANVGGFLAGLPFSTIAKHYSWSTAFWVAEVICAASTAAFFLLRNIRTKMGRVSKKAE; encoded by the exons ATGGCAGCCCAGGGCTATGGCTATTATCGCACTGTGATCTTCTCGGCCATGTTTGGGGGCTACAGCCTGTATTACTTCAATCGCAAGACCTTCTCCTTTGTCATGCCATCATTGGTGGAAGAGATCCCTTTGGACAAGGATGATTTGG GGCTCATCACCAGCAGCCAGTCAGCAGCTTATGCTATCAGCAAGTTTGTCAGTGGAGTGCTGTCTGACCAGATGAGTGCTCGCTGGCTCTTCTCTTCTGGGCTGCTCCTGGTTGGCCTGGTCAACATATTCTTTTCCTGGAGCTCCACAGTACCTGTCTTTGCTGCCCTCTGGTTCCTTAATGGCCTGGCCCAGGGGCTGGGCTGGCCCCCATGTGGGAAGGTCCTGAGGAAG TGGTTTGAGCCATCTCAGTTTGGCACTTGGTGGGCCATCCTGTCAACCAGCATGAACCTGGCTGGAGGGCTGGGCCCTATCCTGGCAACCGTCCTCGCCCAGAGCTACAGCTGGCGCAGCACGCTGGCCCTGTCTGGGGCACTGTGTGTGGTTgtctccttcctctgtcttctgCTCATCCACAATGAACCTGCTGATGTCGGACTCCGCAACCTGGACCCCACACCCTCTAAGGGCAAGAAGG GCTCCTTGAAGGAGGAGAGCACCCTACAGCAGCTGCTGCTATCCCCTTACCTGTGGGTGCTCTCCACTGGTTACCTTGTGGTGTTTGGAGTAAAGACCTGCTGTACTGACTGGGGCCAGTTCTTCCTTATCCAGGAGAAAGGACAGTCAGCCCTTGTAG GTAGCTCCTACATGAGTGCCCTGGAAGTTGGGGGCCTTGTAGGCAGCATCGCAGCTGGCTACCTGTCAGACCGGGCCATGGCAAAG GCGGGACTGTCCATCTACGGGAACCCTCGCCATGGCCTGTTGCTGTTCATGATGGCTGGCATGACAGTGACCATGTACCTCTTCCGGGTAACAGTGACCAGTGACTCCCCCAAG CTCTGGATCCTGGTATTGGGAGCTGTATTTGGTTTCTCCTCGTATGGTCCCATTGCCCTGTTTGGAGTCATAGCCAACGAGAGTGCCCCTCCCAACTTGTGTGGCACCTCCCACGCCATTGTGGGACTCATGGCCAATG TGGGCGGCTTTCTGGCTGGGCTGCCCTTCAGCACCATTGCCAAGCACTACAGCTGGAGCACAGCCTTCTGGGTGGCTGAAGTGATTTGTGCAGCCAGCACAGCTGCCTTCTTCCTCCTACGAAACATCCGCACCAAGATGGGCCGAGTGTCCAAGAAGGCTGAGTGA